The genomic stretch CATTCAGCGTAGCCTTGCTGTTAAAGCTGCCGCATTCATTGTCTACTACATTGGTCAGGCTTTCCAGCCCTTTCACCGTGTATCCGGCCGGTATGGTAAATTCAATCCGCCAGCTCATGGTGCGCGGATAACCCAGGTCAATGGGCAAGGTGCGCCTGGTACGTTCTTCTTCCTTCCTGACGCTTGCCTGGCGGCCAATCAGGGAGGGCAGGGGCACCAGGAGGTCATTGCCGGCAGAAGAGGTCATATCCGCCAGCACAAAGCTCTCACTGTATTTCAGGTTGGGCTTCTTATACGTTCTGCCGTCCTGCTGCAGGCGGAAATTTTTATAGGTTTCAACCGTGGCGCCATATTCTGATTCCACCAGCGGTTTCATCATTTCCGGTTTCTCCTCTTTCCATTTTTTCTTCTGCTCACTGAAGTTATTGGTGGCTTTTTCTTCGGTCCGGGCATCCATACCTTCCCACATGCTGGCGCCATCGTAGTTCCGGTAATCACCTTCCATAAAAGGCGTCAGCGCCAGCACATCATCCTGCAGGTCGGCCTTCAGCAGTCCTTTCATTTCAACGGTCTTATCCACCACCATATTGGCGGCGTCCAGAGAGGCTACTACCTGGACCAGCTCGGCATTGAAAAAGGTGTCGGTAACCGGTAACACCTCATTGGTGATAGTGGATTTCTCATTCTTATAATTGAAACTGATGGCTGTATTGCCCACCAGGCTTACCGGGAGGTCTTCCGGGTTCAGGTGCTCCATGGGATTGGCATAATACCTGTTCTTGATCTTCACCAGCCAGGCAATTTCCTGGGTAAACGCTATATTGGCAATATCCGTTCGGGTATTGGGTGCAGTTATGACAATTTCGTGGTCTATCCGCTGTTTTTTCAGCAGGTTGGAGAACACACGGGCAAAAGCAAAATCGCTCCAGTTATTGTACAGGGTCTGGGACCGGATATAGTAATAGGCCTTACGGGCAAAGTCTTCGTCGGAGGAACCGGTAACCCCTTTTTTCTTCAGTAAGCCAAACATTTCATCGGCGGTAGCTTCCATGCTGGAACGCAGGCCGGCGCTGTAATTGCCGGTCTTGTTCAGTTTCTCGGGGTTGAACCAAAAGATCCGGGCTTTGTCGCCCAGCTCCGTCAGACTGAGCTGGCGCTTCATATCATTCTCGTCTTTGTACCAGACAAACTCGCGACCACTGCTGCGGGCATAGATCATCTGGAATTTCACGCTGGGTAATTCCATGAACTCGCTGACATAACGGGTATCGTTCATTTTCTCACGGTTCTCATCCACCCAGCGGTAAACCTTTGTGCCATTATCCATGGTGGTGGCAAATTCTGGTGCGCCCTTCTGGCTTTTGTAGCCAATATAGTACCTGTCGTCCTGCGCAGCTACCTGGATCACCTGCCTGGCAACAGGCAGCTCACGGTTGCAGAGGTAGTATATAGGGGTGAACTCCTTATAGCTGGGATTGTGAAAGTACGACTGGCTATTCAGGTTCCTGAACTCATATTCCAGGATATCACCTTCTTCCAGGTCCGGTACAGCCATTTTATAATACACCGGGCGGTAGCGGGAGGTAAAGGGATAGTCTGTATAACTTTTATAGATGGAAGGCACGGCGCCCAGGTCTTCCACACGCACAGCGTCATCCAGCTTGATAGCCTGCTTGCTGCCGTCTTTTTTGATCACACGGGCCGAAAAAGCATCCTGGGCGTCATTCAAACGGAAATAGAGGATAGAGTACTGGTCAATGGCAAAGCGGTCGCGGAGCAGGATGCGGCGGCGCTCTGTTTCCTCTATCAGGATATTGGTCTCGTTGTTGGCATTGGCTAAATAAATGCTGGTGCCCAGGCTCACCGGCGCCAGCACAAGGCCCCAGATATTGCGGCCGATGCGTTTGCCTACGCCCACGCCTTTTTTATCAAAATCAAAGCTGGTCTTCTGGCTGAGGATCACAGCGCTTTCATTGGCCCACTGCGCAGCGGAAGTGGTGCTGAAATCTGCATCATTTTCCAGGAGGAGGGGAGCGGATTTCAGGTTCTTGTTATTCCCGTCCAGTTCTTTTTGGGTGATCCGGGCCTGGGATAATACCTGGCCGGTTGCCAGTGCTATCAGGCAAAGGGGGAGTGCTATTTTTTTCATGGAATGTTGTTAAAGGTTATTGCAGCTTTATGGTCAGGCTGTTCCGGTTGTATTCTTTGATCTTGTTGAGGAAGGCTTTCCATTCCGGAAATTCCTTCACGCTGATAACAGGCGAACCCATGTACATAGACTTTTTCAGGACCACCTGGTTGGCGCTGCTGGTATAGGATGCGTCAATCTTATTCTGGGCAAAAACCAGCTGGAATGCAGGCGGAGCAGCCTGTACGCTGGCTTTGGCCGGCAGCTGCAGGATCACTTCATCACGGGTTTCCATCACGCGGTCCAGGTCAATAGGATTCTCCCGGTCGTCCTTCGGCATCAGGTTAGCGAAAAGGCTGGGGAAGAAATCGATCCGCGTATAATTGAGATCGTCCACTTTGGTGACCTGGTTGCTGATCTCCACATCGCCTTCAATCACCAGCGGGATATCGCGGTCTTTGAAATCGGAGGTCTTCACATTGCTGGCTACTGAATTACTGCTTTGCAGTTCCAGCATCTGGGTAATAAACTCTTTCCGTTTGGCGGCAGGTATATTATTGTACAAATAATGGAAGAAGCTCACGGCCTCGCCCTGGAATGTGAGGGTTACATGTCCTTTGATGACATTTCCCTGCAGCGCCAGGTTGGCTTTGGTGAGGATCAGGTTATCGGCCGCCTTTGCAGGGGGAACGGTTTCCACTTTGTAGTTGTCGCCATCCTGTACCAGTACATTCTTTCCCGAGATCCGGTAAGCGTTCCGGCCAAAAGGAGCATATTTTTCAGTGCCGTCCAGGAAATAAGCCTGGCCTTTGAGATAGGCCACGCAAATGGCGTGGTTGTCTACGCAGAGCGATTGGATCTGGGTGCGGTCGTAGGGAATTTCCCTGGTGCCGATCCAGGCAAAATGCGCATTAAAACCCGCCAGCTTCAGCATCTCCGTGAGCAGGTTGGCCATGCCTTTGCAATCGCCATATTTATTTTTGAACACTTCCTGTGCCGTCTGGGGAACAAAACCGGCATAACCTTCTTCAAAAGCGATGTAGCGGATATTGTCCTGCACCCAGTAATAGATGGCCTTCATCTTTTCTTCGTCGGAAGATTTGCCCTGTGTAAGCTGACCTACCAGGGTCTTAAAGTCATCATTGCTGTTGGCTGCTTTTTTGTACAGGAAATTGTACCAGCCATACATATCGGCCAGGTTGGTAAATCCCTTGTATTGCTGGGAGCCTGCCGTAAAATTGCGCACGGTGATCACCAGGTGGGGGAGATAGTAGGGACGAGCCAGGGAAGCGGCTTCCCGCTTGATGCCTGGCAGGCTCTCGGCTGTATAGGTATATACTTTGCTGTTCTTTTCAGTCTTTACTTCTTTCTTCACTTTGTACCCTGCAAAGTTCTGCTCGGATATTTCCAGCACCAGCCAGTCAGGTACTTTGAAACTGACGCTGACCTGTTTTACCGGGAACCCTTCATGGAAGAATACACGGGTCAGGTATTTGGCATCCGTATATTCATAGTTGTAGGTGAACCGGCAACGCTGCCCGCTTTCTTCAGCAGTGTAGCCGTAAATAAGCGCATAGTTATCGTCCATAAAGATGGACTCATCAGTCAGGGATACCTTTTTCGGCGGGTATTTCTGGCTCCTGAACTTACTCTTGTAGAAGATACCAAAATCATAGTCCGCCAGTTTCACAAACTGGTTGTAGGGCAGGCCATAACCTACCGGCACTTTGTTTTCCATGGAGACCATCTCCACAGTGCCTGTTTCTCTGGCCGTGACCACGGGGGTACCGGCAATGCCTTTACCGGTATTGAAGCTGATCTCTTTGCTGATCAGCGAAGCGCCATAAGATGCTTTTTTTGATAATTTTTTCAGGGAGGTTACATGTGCAAGTCCTTCTTCGTCTGCGGTTTGCAGCTGGGCGTGGAGAGTACCCTGAACCAGAAGAAAGGCCAGTACGGACAAGGTTAGCCTGTTGGTTAACATGGTTGTTTAGAGGTTTTAGGGCTGTAAAAATACAGATTCCGGGCCGATTATCCTTTTTTAGGCGGGTTTCAGGGCCCGGAGGGGCCGTTCCGCCAGCCGGTTAACCCATCCGGCTTTCAATACTCCCAACTTCTCTGTAATTTGCCTGGAAAATACCGGATAATGAAGAAATCAGGCCTGGCCCTATTACTTGTGATCAGCTCGCTGGCCCAAGCACAGCAGAAAACTGCCAAAGCTCCTGTTGCCAGTAATAATACCCTGCTCTGGAAGATCAGCGGCAAAGGACTGGTGAAGCCCTCTTATCTTTTCGGCACCATGCATATCCTTTGTTCGGACGATGCCCGGCTGAGCCCAAACCTGAATGAGGTGATCAAAGAAGTGAACAGGATCTATTTTGAACTGGACATGGACAATCCACAGGAAATGTGGGGCGCCATGAACCATGTAAAGATGAATGATAACAAGAAGCTGTCGGACCTGCTGACCGCTGAAGAATACAGCCGGGTAGAAAAGTTCTTCCAGGAGAACAAAATGCCGCCGCTCTCTATGCTCAATACCTTAAAACCCATGTTTGCGTCTGTACTCATCTCCGAAAGGCTGATGACCTGTGAAAAAAAGAACGGGATGGAAGAACAGATCATGGCCGCCAGCAAAAACCTGGGGAAAGAGATCTTTGGACTGGAAACGCCCGCTTACCAGATGGGGCTGTTTGACAGTATCCCTTATGAAGAACAGGCCAGGTCCCTGCTGGGTTATATTGACAATATTGACAGCTACCGGGAAGCTACCCAGGAAATGGTAGACGTATACCGTAAGCAGGATCTTAAGCGACTGGATTCCCTGGTAGTCAAAAGCGATCCCGGTATGGATAAGTATATGGACCTGCTCCTCTACAACCGCAACCGCAACTGGGTGGATTTCTTCCCCGCCATTGTGGAAGGCGGCCGCAATTCCCTCCTGATTGCAGTAGGGGCGGGGCACCTGCCTGGCGATAAAGGCGTGATCAGCCTGCTCCGTAAAGCCGGTTA from Candidatus Pseudobacter hemicellulosilyticus encodes the following:
- a CDS encoding transglutaminase-like domain-containing protein, encoding MLTNRLTLSVLAFLLVQGTLHAQLQTADEEGLAHVTSLKKLSKKASYGASLISKEISFNTGKGIAGTPVVTARETGTVEMVSMENKVPVGYGLPYNQFVKLADYDFGIFYKSKFRSQKYPPKKVSLTDESIFMDDNYALIYGYTAEESGQRCRFTYNYEYTDAKYLTRVFFHEGFPVKQVSVSFKVPDWLVLEISEQNFAGYKVKKEVKTEKNSKVYTYTAESLPGIKREAASLARPYYLPHLVITVRNFTAGSQQYKGFTNLADMYGWYNFLYKKAANSNDDFKTLVGQLTQGKSSDEEKMKAIYYWVQDNIRYIAFEEGYAGFVPQTAQEVFKNKYGDCKGMANLLTEMLKLAGFNAHFAWIGTREIPYDRTQIQSLCVDNHAICVAYLKGQAYFLDGTEKYAPFGRNAYRISGKNVLVQDGDNYKVETVPPAKAADNLILTKANLALQGNVIKGHVTLTFQGEAVSFFHYLYNNIPAAKRKEFITQMLELQSSNSVASNVKTSDFKDRDIPLVIEGDVEISNQVTKVDDLNYTRIDFFPSLFANLMPKDDRENPIDLDRVMETRDEVILQLPAKASVQAAPPAFQLVFAQNKIDASYTSSANQVVLKKSMYMGSPVISVKEFPEWKAFLNKIKEYNRNSLTIKLQ
- a CDS encoding TraB/GumN family protein, whose translation is MKKSGLALLLVISSLAQAQQKTAKAPVASNNTLLWKISGKGLVKPSYLFGTMHILCSDDARLSPNLNEVIKEVNRIYFELDMDNPQEMWGAMNHVKMNDNKKLSDLLTAEEYSRVEKFFQENKMPPLSMLNTLKPMFASVLISERLMTCEKKNGMEEQIMAASKNLGKEIFGLETPAYQMGLFDSIPYEEQARSLLGYIDNIDSYREATQEMVDVYRKQDLKRLDSLVVKSDPGMDKYMDLLLYNRNRNWVDFFPAIVEGGRNSLLIAVGAGHLPGDKGVISLLRKAGYTVKPMIN